AATATCAACAAAATTCAAGGCATAGACTAGgaaatatttgtgcatatatatctGAAAAAGGagattatacattatatacaaaatACTTCCTCAGATCAACCAGCAAACAAATAGAAGCCTCATATTGGAAAAATTCACAAGAGACATGAACAAGCTCATCAGAAGACCTATACTGATGGCCAGTCAATGTGAAAGTGTGCATCACTTCATAAATGACAGACAAATGCTAATTAAATTTATATGTGAAGTCATCACACATTCACTAAAGTTCTAAAAATCGAGAAGACAACACAAATGCCAGCAGGGATATGAAGCAACTGGAACTCTCGTGCTTCATGATCTTAGATACACATGCAAAATGTTTGTGGTTTGGAGAAGCAAAGTAACCAAACCATAGTAGGCTTGGTTTCTGGGGATTtggcctattttatttttatcgaAGCTGAGCTAAGTAACATTATGAAAATTCATTGGATTGTAGAATTCTGACTTTTCCCCCATTAGGGATGTATGCTATATTTCAAAGCATATATAAAAAGTGTAAAATTGATTTTATGTGTCCATTATCTTTagttacttgaaaaaaatcaaattataagcCTACTCAAGAAAGCCAATTATCCACTTAATACTCTTATGACAAAACATTAATGCCATCTTCGATTGTTCTAAAATTTATACTTACAACGAAAACTTATTTCAGCAAAATAATATTTAGAACTTCCAATTGTGAAGAACTGCGTGTATGAATTAAAAGGATactgaaatatattaaaattaaaatttggaagaaaatgttaaaatgaaatgCAAGAACAAATAAGGACACTTGGTGGCGCTCCAGGATAAGAGTGTGAAGAATGGGCTCTGCAAACGCCCAGGACACCATCTCATCAAGCTGAGAACCAGAACTTTGGCTGCTGTCTGAAGGAGAAGGTAATAAGAAAGGTTTCTGGGAGAATTTGGGAAGAAGGTGTCTCTCTAATCGGATTTAGTTCAATATTTTCACGAACCCTGAGTGGATTATAATCGTCTTGAAGAAGAGGGCGCCCTCCGGACTGCATCTGAACAATGGAGACAGCTATGGCAAAAACGCCAGCGAAAAGGCAAGTCATTTTCCTTACTATGTTGCTGCTTTTGTGGGAGGCTGATTCTGAGGCGATTAGATATTCCATGCCAGAAGAAACGGAGAGTGGCTACTTGGTAGCTAACCTGGCCAAAGATCTGGGGCTCAGGGTGGGGGAACTGGCCACCAGAGGGGCTCAAATCCATTCCAAAGGAAACAAAGAGCTCTTGCAGCTGGATGCAGAGACTGGGAATTTGTTCTTAAAGGAAAAACTAGATCGCGAGGTGCTGTGTGGGGTGACAGACCCCTGTGTGCTGCATTTCCAGCTCATTCTGGAAAACCCTGTTCAGTTCTTCCAAACTGACCTGCAGATCACAGACATAAACGACCATTCTCCAGAGTTCCCTCACAGGGAAATGCTCCTAAAAATTCAAGAAATTGCCCAGCCAGGGACTGTGTTTCCTCTGAAGGCAGCTCAGGACTCTGACATAGGGAACAATGCTGTTCAGAACTACACAGTCAACCCCAACCTCCATTTCCATGTGGTTACTCAGAGTCGCGCTGATGGCAGCAAATACCCAGAGCTGGTGCTGGACAGAGCCCTGGACAGGGAGGAGCAGCCTGAACTCACTTTAACACTCACTGCTCTGGATGGTGGATCTCCTCCCAGGTCTGGGACCACAGCAGTTCGCATTGAAGTTGTGGACATCAATGATAACGCCCCCCAGTTTGTACAGTCACTCTATGAGGTTCAGATCCCTGAGAACAGCCCTCTCAATGCCTTAATTGTCACGGTCTCTGCCAGGGATTTAGATGCTGGGATGAATGGGAATGTAGCCTACTCTCTGTTTCAAGGTGGTGGAGTTTCTCAACCATTTGCAATCGATGAGATCACAGGAGAAATTCGTCTGAGTGATGAGTTGGATTTCGAGGTAAATAATCATTATAGCATAGAAATCGCAGCCATGGATGGAGGAGGCCTTTCGGGGAAATGCACTGTGTCTGTACAGGTGTTGGATGTGAATGACAATGCCCCAGAGCTGACCATCAGAAAGCTCACAATTCCTATCCCAGAAAACTCCCCAGAGACTGTAgttgctgttttcagtgtttctgaTTCAGATTCCGGGGACAATGGAAGAATGGTGTGTGCTATTCCAAATGATCTCCCATTTCTCTTAAAACCCACTTTCAAAAACTATTACACTTTAGTGGCAGAGGGACCActagacagagagagcagagctgagTACAACATCACCATCACAGTCACCGACGTGGGCACACCCAGGCTCACAACACAGCACACCATAACAGTGCAGGTGTCTGACGTCAACGACAACGCCCCCGCCTTCACACAAACCTCCTACATCCTGTTTGTCCAGGAGAACAACAGCCCCGCCCTGCACATAGGCACCATCAGCGCCACAGACTCAGACTCAGGCTCCAATGCCCACATCACCTACTCTCTGCTGCCCACCCAAGACCCACAGCTGGCCCTCGACTCGCTCATCTCGATCAATGCTGACAGCGGGCAGCTGTTCGCACTCAGGGCGCTGGACTACGAGGACCTGCAAACCTTCGAGTTCCAAGTGGGCGCCACAGACCAAGGCTCTCCTGCGCTCAGCAGCCAGGCGCTGGTGCGAGTGCTGGTGCTGGACGCCAACGACAATGCGCCCTTCGTGCTCTACCCGCTGCAGAACGCCTCTGTGCCCTGCACAGAGCTGCTGCCCAgggcggcagagccaggctaCCTGGTCACCAAGGTGGTGGCAGTGGATCACGACTCTGGACAGAACGCCTGGCTGTCATTCCAGCTGCTCAAGGCCACAGAGCCCGGGCTGTTCAGCGTGTGGGCTCACAATGGCGAGGTGCGCACCTCCAGGCTGCTGAGTGAGCGCGATGCTCCCaagcacaggctgctgctgctggtcaagGACAATGGAGATCCTCCAAGATCTGCCAGTGTCACTCTGCATGTTCTACTGGTGGATGGCTTCTCTCAgtcctacctgcctctgccagaggTGGCGCGCGACCCCGCCCAAGATGAGGACTTGCTCACACTGTACCTGGTCATTGCCTTggcttctgtgtcttctctcttcctgttgtctgtgctgCTGTTTGTGGGGGTGAGGCTCTGCAGGAGGGCCAGGGCAGCCTCTCTGGGTAACTTCTCTTTGCCTGAGGCACACTTTCCTGGCCACCTGATAGACGTCAGTGGCGCTGGGACCCTGTCCCAGAGCTACCAGTATGAGGTGTGTCTGAAAGGAGGTACCGGAACAAATGAGTTCAAATTTGTTAAACCTTTGTTTCCCAACGTTGagacccaggctgctgctgaagaaaatgaaaatgctgtGGTGCGCAATAGCTTTGTATTCTATTAGAGCGATTATTTTGTCgtgatttttacttcatttttgttAACTATCCCTGATGTAGAGAGCAGTGAATCATCTTGAGCTATATGTTTAATTTATCCCTTGTTTTGGATTTGTTTATTCAAATTTCATTATAGAAAGTTTTAAATCTActtcttgtttatttgtatttccatGCTGTAACAATGCATGctgaggtttttggtttttttctctatatttgttGATTCTTAGAACTAGTTTTGCTATAACAAATTGGAACTTCTTTCATTGTTAGTGGCACcttattttgtttggttatttgaggtagggtctttgTAGCCTTAGCTGATCTGGAATGGCTGAGTACAGATTGACTGAAAATTTGTGGGGATCTATCTGCTTCTGTTGCCTGAAATGTTGAGATTATGAGCATGCACCAACAGGCTTAGTCGTGGTGACGTTTGCCTTGATAAAGATCAAATACTAATTGCATTTCCGAGTATTCTAGCAATCTTCTATACTGTCTACTTGATGCTAAGTTGAAAATTCAAAGTGCTTTACAGTATTCTCTTTATTTGGGTCATTGTTGATGGAATAAATGATGTTGCAAACCTTGTCTAAGAAAACATGGTACAATGGAACACTCTTCTATGGACAGTTGTTCTTTTGTCAGTCTTAATCTCTGCggtaaaaaagaaagttaaccCTTAATGTTCAGTTAAATGTATTTTCACAAGGTAAGAACACATCCTGCCACCAGTGCCGTGTGAAAATAAAGCATCACTAGCATCCCAGGTGCCACATAAATGATGCTTTACAACCACTACTGGCCCATGTACAGCAAACACACTGACTCCCAATTTTGTAATCTTGCTACTTTGGAGTTTATGTAAATTCCTTGTAGGAGAGTACCAGCTGCTTAgtgttacatttctttctctATATATTGTGTTTATGAAATGTGTGCATAATACTGCTTTAatgttatttcattattattattgccatAAATTATTCTGGTTGAGTATGCCACAACCTATTACTAAATTATTCATTTGTCAGATTAAGGTTTGGTTGTTTTCAATAATATTATGAATattcttacatatatattttgacTAGATGTATATTTGCATTTGTGATGGACACCCACTTCTTGGGGCTAGAGTTGTATAACTAAACTTTCAGTAGATATTTCCAACCAGGTTTCCAAATTGGTTGAACTACCTTACACTACAAATAGCAATATTTGCATGTACAACTTTGTCTATATTCTTTCCAAAACCTGTTCTCATTGGcaaccactgtgtgtgtgtgtgtccgtgtgtgcgtgtgtgtgtgtgtgtgtgtgtgtgtgtgtgtgtgtgtgtgtgtgtgtgtgtacaatgcaGGCATGTTTGGACCAATACatttgtggagatcagaagacaactttgggatAGCCTTCCACCTTATTTCAGGCAGGGTCCCATAGCTACTTTTCTACTGCACACACCAGCCTAGCTGGTCCCAGAACTTCTAGGGATTCTCTTGTGTCTTCCTCCCATGTCCCTAAAGGAGAACTTGGAAATCCAGATGTTCCTGACATGAATGTCTAGTCtttatgtgaattctggggaCTTGAACCATAGTCTTCATGCCTGTGCAGACAGGTGTTTTTACACCTCACAACATCTCCCAAGCTCAAAAGCACTTTcagccctttttaaaaaatgttaaccaACTTGTTCATTACTAAGAAATGTTTTTAACTATTATCAGCTGAATTGTTAGCACCCTCAAAGTTTATATATTTAGGCCCTGGTACCTACTACTATGAAAGCTGGTGCTATTAAAtaggactttttcttttctttttgataggTGATCTTATAACATAGTCCTGGAAgacctgaaactcattatgtagaccaaactggccttgaactcagagatcctccagcttctgcctcccaagtattgggtttaaagttgtgtgccaccacacccagcacagaTAAAGCTTCTAATGATATTATTATATTACAATGTGTGGTTAGGCTAGACCCTTAATAACAAGAGGTCtggtatctttaaaaaaagtgtagagagggagaaaggaagagaggggaagaagagagagagacaaagatggTAATTGTGTGAAGTTACCAGAGGAAGAGATAATCtgtgaggaaaagacagaaaccTCACAATAAAATGATCCCTGCCAATCCTTTCATCTTAAGCTTCCAGATTTTAGAAGGGTGAATATGAGTTCTCAATTTTGTGTTGTCAGCCTTAGTTCACTAAGTATTTCAGTATTTAGGTGATCTGTAATGATTGCTAATTATGTACGCTAAGAAGCACACATAAAATGATCTCAAGTTCCCAATCTTTACTTATAACTTTGTCACTACATTGAACACTTATTTAAGTAAACCAAAAGCTTCTTTTAGTGTTTCATTAATAACAgcttaatttttaatgaatttaatgaatggcctttttattctttttttaacatctgtttcaTTCGAGAGCTTGCCAACGTCCCACACTTGTTAAAATGGTCAAGGTTAGTGGATTTCAATTTCTGCAAATGTTACCTTAAGAAACGGTCATAATCGAGTCAGCTTGAAGCTTGGAGCTCAGAGCTCAGCGAATCTCACAGAAGAAGAGGAGCAAatattgtaggagtcagaggagatgaagGGGAACATGGCCCAATGTATCAACTAAGTAGGGTTCATATGGACTCTCAGAgtctgaagcagcaagcacagggcctgcacgggtctgctccaggtcctctgtatatgttatggctgttgtATTAAtgttctgtgggactcctaacagtagcggggtgtctctgactctttcatgtGCTCTTGGGACCCTTGCTCTCTTACTGGATTGCTTTGTCCAGCTGAGTcagatatgagggcttttgccttgacTAGTTGTAtcctgttttgtcctgtttggttgttgtctcttagagacctgttcttttctgaagggaagttgAGGgtagatctggggaagaggggaagtgggggaagctgggaagagtggagggaggggaaactgtgttctGGATATGTTATATGAAAGcagaatctatttccaataaaagaaaaggGGCCATAGGAAAGCAAGTATTTGTTAGCAATAGAGTGGAAGGAAAATCATAAAGGAAACAAGATAATGTTGTAAATCTGAGTAATGTCTATGTAGAAGTTtatcacatttcatttttaatgttagaCATTTTTCATGACAAAAGTGTTTAATATCTCCTTGGGAAAATAGATTTTTGGAAGTAAAATCAACTTGGCtctattcaaaagaaaaagagggcaaGCAAAGATGCATTCTTCTGTGAGGATCTAATACAATGTACTATAAAATGTAATTTCTATAAAAAGGGAGTCACTTGACATGCTCAACTGCTGTCTTTGGGGGGGCGGGTAATATCAAGATATTACCACGTAAGTACCAATGCTTTtaaaggaattttctttgtctagATTGAGTTCAACACACACTGTAATGCTGATAAAAATTTGTTTTGACATCAAGGATATTTTATAAGCCATATTTGAAGACACCTGGTGCTACTGTAGCGACAAAGAGTGAATAAAGGACTTTGGGAAATACGTATACTGTTAAACTGGAATCAGAACTCAGAATCCCCCATTGTTAGTCAGATCTCCCACTGCTCTgacaaaatgtgaaagaaaacaaggaagggaggatttattttgacccagggtttcagtccatcatggaaggaagaaCGCCCATCaaggtggccagaacctggggtaGAGACTGCTTACctggtggtctttctcctttttcttctccgaTTCTGACTTCAGACTATGGGATTTCCCACTGCAGGAGATTAGCTTTACCAATCTTGTTGGTACTCCTCAGGCCAATCCAACCAACAACCATGACTAACCAACCATGACACCATTCGGAAAGAATGTTTAGAAATGATCCAGAAATGACCAAACCCATGCACAGTATTTATGACTTTTGGTTTTACTCCATTAGTTCCATTTGCCATTCACATGCTCAAGAAATGTCCATActcagaaatgttttttttcaaataaacccTGGAGGATTGTGATATTGGTATTCTCATTCTCTTCAGTCCATTGGATGCACATATGTGATTTCTAGCTATAAGATGACCTCGACcatcagattttaattttatttattttacttagaaatattttaaatatattctaatttCCCATCTCCTATTGACATGGCTCTTATGTGAAGTTAAGTATTCTCAGCCTTAATAGAATTTATCTTTAAGTAAATACAAACTCCATCGAAAATCAACTATAGTTAGCATATATTATGCTCTTGTATGTGTACTCACtcacattttaaatgatatttaaagaCACTTTCCAATTTATCTGATCAGTAAAGGACAAGACAATAACAGAATATAACCATGATATTCAGTCACTGAATTCCATGGTATATTTAACTGTAACCCCTTTCACATTATCTgcatctgtttgttgttttttgagacacagtctttcttgcctcaaacttgctatccttctgtctcagccccccaagttctgggattacagttgtgcacCACTGTGCATCCTTGAATGTCATCTTCTGCATCATACCATTTCTAATAACTTTGGTCTTTGGTCAACCAACATGAGGACATTTTATCCAATGAAAGATTATAGTAAAACACTTGGATTTCTCAAAACTATGACTAATTCTATtcacttagaaataaaattaaatcttaaagtTTTTGTGACATATACCAATTGCTCCTAATTCCTATTTTAAATTATTGAGTTTTGTTTAGATATTGCAATCATATGTACCTTTtggccacagtttccccctcAATAGCCTTATGATTACCATTACTGTTCTCATGTGGCCTTGTAGCAAAGTAAGTCTGTTGTTCATGCCATTTATGAGTCATGTATTTTAGAGAACTTAATGTCTAATTCAACATTTATGTTTCTGACCAACtttcacattttaataatttgttgATGTGTTTACTGAGACAAATATTGTACCTCTTAAACTCATGAATTTATAGCTCTCATCAGAGATCAGTTGCACTGCTGAAGAATCACAGTGGATTGTGAGCAGTTTGAATGGCCAGAAGAGTGATTCTTAGATGTTCCCACACATGAAAGACTGAAGTATGGCCTCCCCTTAGATCAGCAGACAGTTTGACTCAAGATCTAGAGTGAGCTTGAAAaccaacttaaaaacaaaatacaagtatGCACACATAATCAAGACCCCTAAGAAACCCTTTACACATTCAGTTTGAGAAACATTGACTCAACTTAAAAATCTTTATAATGCCCAGATTTGgataaaagtctttaaaatgatCAGTCTTTATTATGTTCAATGTTTATCTGAAAATAGCTCATGGAGTTATTGATTTGAACGCATGGTGGCGGTGTAGGCTAAGAGAATGAGTAAGAAGTCTTTAGAGTCCTGGGACTCCCTGATTTGCCTAGAAACTGAAGCAAAATACGGAACCATTTGCTGCTGAAGCTAAGACAAAAGCATTCGGGAGAAGAGGAGTCACCGGGAACTTGTAAGATCAAATCGAAAAATTCCACAGCAAAGACTTTCCGGAAGGCCAAAGTTACCTCCGTGATTGAGAGCTGAAAGGGATTTTTTCCCTCCTGTACCAGACCTAACAGTAGAGATGCCACAAACAAAGGAGCCGGGCAAGGCAAGGCAAATGATAATTTTACTTACACTGATGCTTTCGTGGGAGGTGGGCTCAGAATCAATTCAGTATGCCATGCTGGAGGAGACAGAAAGTGGCACCTTTGTGGCCAATCTGACTAAGGACTTGGGACTAAGGGCGGGAGAATTGGCTGCGCGGGGCGCTAGAGTGGTTTTCAAGGGGAACAGACAGTATTTGCAACTTGACCCACAGACCCAGGACTTGGTGCTAAATGAAAAGCTGGACCGGGAAGAGCTGTGCGGCTCCACGGAGCCTTGTATGCTGCCTTTCCAGGTGTTACTAAAAAATCCTTTGCAGTTTTATCAGGCTGCACTGAGAGTTATAGATATAAATGACCACGCCCCAGAGTTTCCTGCCAGAGAGGTGCTCcttaaaatatcagaaataacTGCACCGGGAAAGATATTCCCTTTGAAAATGGCGCAGGACTTAGACACTGGCGGCCACAGCATTCAGAGCTACACTGTCAGCGACAACGGTCACTTCCATGTACTCACTCGCAGCCGCAGCGATGGCAAGAAGTTCCCCGAGCTAGTGCTGGACAAGGCATTGGACCGTGAGGAGCAGGCTCAGCTCAGACTAACACTTACTGCAGTGGATGGCGGGTCTCCGCCCAGGTCAGGGACCACTGAGATTCAAATACTTGTCTTAGATATAAATGACAACACTCCGGAATTTGCTCAGGAGCTCTATGAGGTCCAAGTCCCAGAGAACAACCCCATAGGCACACTGCTTATTACCCTCTCAGCAAGAGATTTCGATACAGGACCCTTTGGAGAGGTTTCTTACGCACTGTTGCAAGATGATGATGTTAACGAGCCTTTTGTAATAAACACAAAGACAGGGGAGATTCGACTGAGAAGCACGTTGGATTTTGAAGCATTTCAGTCCTATCATGTGGGTGTTGAGGCCATAGATGGTGGTGGGCTAACAGGAAAGTGCTCTTTAGTTGTGCAAGTATTGGATGTGAATGACAATGCTCCAGAAGTGATCCTATCCTCACTCAACAGCCCCATCACTGAAAATTTGCCAAGCATCGTAGTGGCAGTATTCAGCGTTTCAGATGCAGACTCAGAAAATAACCAGGAGGTTACGTGTTCCATAGATGACAATCTTCCATTTCTCCTAAGACCATCCGTGGAGAATTTCTATACTTTGGAAACAGATGGGGCACTAGATAGAGAGAGCAGAGCTGAGTACAAC
The genomic region above belongs to Peromyscus leucopus breed LL Stock chromosome 19, UCI_PerLeu_2.1, whole genome shotgun sequence and contains:
- the LOC114686166 gene encoding protocadherin-3-like, with product METAMAKTPAKRQVIFLTMLLLLWEADSEAIRYSMPEETESGYLVANLAKDLGLRVGELATRGAQIHSKGNKELLQLDAETGNLFLKEKLDREVLCGVTDPCVLHFQLILENPVQFFQTDLQITDINDHSPEFPHREMLLKIQEIAQPGTVFPLKAAQDSDIGNNAVQNYTVNPNLHFHVVTQSRADGSKYPELVLDRALDREEQPELTLTLTALDGGSPPRSGTTAVRIEVVDINDNAPQFVQSLYEVQIPENSPLNALIVTVSARDLDAGMNGNVAYSLFQGGGVSQPFAIDEITGEIRLSDELDFEVNNHYSIEIAAMDGGGLSGKCTVSVQVLDVNDNAPELTIRKLTIPIPENSPETVVAVFSVSDSDSGDNGRMVCAIPNDLPFLLKPTFKNYYTLVAEGPLDRESRAEYNITITVTDVGTPRLTTQHTITVQVSDVNDNAPAFTQTSYILFVQENNSPALHIGTISATDSDSGSNAHITYSLLPTQDPQLALDSLISINADSGQLFALRALDYEDLQTFEFQVGATDQGSPALSSQALVRVLVLDANDNAPFVLYPLQNASVPCTELLPRAAEPGYLVTKVVAVDHDSGQNAWLSFQLLKATEPGLFSVWAHNGEVRTSRLLSERDAPKHRLLLLVKDNGDPPRSASVTLHVLLVDGFSQSYLPLPEVARDPAQDEDLLTLYLVIALASVSSLFLLSVLLFVGVRLCRRARAASLGNFSLPEAHFPGHLIDVSGAGTLSQSYQYEVCLKGGTGTNEFKFVKPLFPNVETQAAAEENENAVVRNSFVFY
- the LOC114686165 gene encoding LOW QUALITY PROTEIN: protocadherin beta-6-like (The sequence of the model RefSeq protein was modified relative to this genomic sequence to represent the inferred CDS: inserted 1 base in 1 codon); amino-acid sequence: MPQTKEPGKARQMIILLTLMLSWEVGSESIQYAMLEETESGTFVANLTKDLGLRAGELAARGARVVFKGNRQYLQLDPQTQDLVLNEKLDREELCGSTEPCMLPFQVLLKNPLQFYQAALRVIDINDHAPEFPAREVLLKISEITAPGKIFPLKMAQDLDTGGHSIQSYTVSDNGHFHVLTRSRSDGKKFPELVLDKALDREEQAQLRLTLTAVDGGSPPRSGTTEIQILVLDINDNTPEFAQELYEVQVPENNPIGTLLITLSARDFDTGPFGEVSYALLQDDDVNEPFVINTKTGEIRLRSTLDFEAFQSYHVGVEAIDGGGLTGKCSLVVQVLDVNDNAPEVILSSLNSPITENLPSIVVAVFSVSDADSENNQEVTCSIDDNLPFLLRPSVENFYTLETDGALDRESRAEYNITITVTDMGTPRLXNQHTITVQVSDVNDNAPAFTQTTYTLFVQENNSPALHIGTISATDSDSGSNAHITYSLLPTYDPQLALDSLISINTDNGHLFALRALDYEALETFEFHVGATDQGSPALSSQALVHVLVLDANDNAPFVLYPLQNASAPCTELLPRAAEPGYLVTKVVAVDRDSGQNAWLSFQLLKATEPGLFSVWAHNGEVRTSRLLSERDAPKHRLLLLVKDNGDPPRSASVTLHVLLVDGFSQPYLPLPEVARDPAHDNEDLLTLYLVIALASVSSIFLLSVLLFVGVRLCRRARAASLGGCSVPEGHFPGHLVDVSGAGTLSQSYQYEVCLREDSGSGEFKFLKAINPHFPPLESERKTEETPTLRNSFLFI